Within the Chloroflexota bacterium genome, the region CATCTGCACGAAGCGGTAATGAAGATCCCCAGCGATGAGCACGAGACTGAACACATTATCGAAGTGCTGCAACAAGGTTATCGAATTGGCGAGCGCGTGCTGCGCCCGGCGACGGTTGTTGTGGCGGCGTAATCAGATTGACAAATAATTAACTAATAAAACGAATAGTACAAATCATTCGGAGGAATATCATGGCAAAAATTATCGGAATTGACTTAGGTACAACCAACTCAGTCGCCGCGGTCGTTGAAGGCGGAGAACCTGTAGTGATCCCTTCGGCAGAGGGCGAACGCCTGGTGCCGTCGGTTGTGGCTGTCAATAAAAATCACGAACGTATTACGGGTCGTCCGGCGCGTAACCAGGCCGTCGTCAACCCGGAGAATACGATTTTCTCGATCAAACGCTTTATGGGGCGCAAATATGACGACGTTGAAGTGCAGCGCGCCATTAAAATGGTGCCTTACAACGTGAACAAAGCCCCCAACGGGGATGTGCGCGTCAAACTCGACGAAAAAGACTACTCGCCCCCTGAAGTTTCGGCGATGATTTTGGCAAAAATCAAAGCCGATGCTGAAGCCTATTTGGGCGAAGCGGTTACCCAGGCCGTCATCACCGTTCCAGCATACTTCAACGATGCCCAGCGTAACGCCACCAAAGATGCCGGTAAAATCGCTGGCCTTGAAGTGCTGCGCATCATCAATGAGCCGACTGCTTCATCTCTGGCTTATGGCCTGGATAAAAAATCCAACGAAATGCTGGCCGTCTACGACCTGGGCGGCGGCACCTTCGATATTTCCATTCTGGAAGTAGGCGAGGGCGTCTTCGAAGTCAAATCCACCAGCGGCGATACTTTCCTGGGCGGCGATGATTTTGACCAGCGCATCATTGAATTTTTGGCCGACGAATTCAAGCAGAGCAATAGTATTGACTTGCGTCTCGATCGTCAGGCCTTACAGCGTCTCAAAGAAGCGGCTGAAAAAGCGAAAATTGAACTCTCGACTCTGCAACAGACCGAGATCAATCTGCCCTACATCACCGCCGATGCCAGCGGCCCCAAACATCTGGTGCTCAACCTGACGCGCGCCAAACTCGAGCAGATCACCGCTGATTTGATTGAGCGTTCCATTACTCCCGTGAAACAGGCCCTCAACGATGCCGGGATGAAACCTTCCGATGTGAGTGAAGTCGTGCTGGTTGGCGGTATGACGCGTATGCCTGCCGTGCAAGAAGCGGTCAAGAAATTCTTTGGGCGCGAACCCCACAAGGGCGTCAAT harbors:
- the dnaK gene encoding molecular chaperone DnaK, with product MAKIIGIDLGTTNSVAAVVEGGEPVVIPSAEGERLVPSVVAVNKNHERITGRPARNQAVVNPENTIFSIKRFMGRKYDDVEVQRAIKMVPYNVNKAPNGDVRVKLDEKDYSPPEVSAMILAKIKADAEAYLGEAVTQAVITVPAYFNDAQRNATKDAGKIAGLEVLRIINEPTASSLAYGLDKKSNEMLAVYDLGGGTFDISILEVGEGVFEVKSTSGDTFLGGDDFDQRIIEFLADEFKQSNSIDLRLDRQALQRLKEAAEKAKIELSTLQQTEINLPYITADASGPKHLVLNLTRAKLEQITADLIERSITPVKQALNDAGMKPSDVSEVVLVGGMTRMPAVQEAVKKFFGREPHKGVNPDEVVALGAAIQAGVLGGDVTDILLLDVTPLSLSVETLGNVATPLIERNTTIPARKSQIFSTAAANQPQVEIHVLQGERPMAAGNKSLGRFILDGIPPSPRGVPQIEVTFDIDANGILKVTAQDKATGRSQNITITASSGLSDAEIDKMRQEAERHAEEDLKFKERVEAHNKADNMAYTAEKALTDLGDKVPAEVKAQVEEKVAEVRKVLENENAEADELNRVADELGQIVQQIGAAAYQQDPDAAGPMPGAEGFDPQDPPPGDQSGPDNGDEDIVDGEFRSA